CTTTTCAAGTAAGTGGTTATTCAGAATCCGGTAAATTAGGCTGGAAAATGTTTGATTTAGGAAATGCCAATAATATTACAAAATTAGATGAAACATTTGATGGACCAAGACCTGGTTATAGGAAAGGCGATAAGGGGATGTCTCATATTTATAGTGAACTTTAATTTATATAAATAATAATAAATATTTATTGGTTTAAAAAAAGAGGTTAAATTATGGAACGAAAACACGTGAATTCATCTAATTTAAAATCAGTCGGCTATGATAATAGTTCAAATATTTTGCAAATTGAATTTTTAAATGGCGGTCTATATGAATACTATAATGTACCGGAAAGTAAATATAATGGGCTAATGAATGCAACATCTCATGGTCAATATTTTGATCAACATATCAAAAAAGGCGGATATAGATTTAGGAAACTAAGATGAAAATTCGCAAAGTTGAGATTAGTAATTGGAGATCTATAAAACATGTAGATATTGAATTTCAAGACCTAATGATTTTTATAGGTCAGAATAATCATGGTAAATCAAATATCCTGACTGCCTTATTATTGTTTTTTGGTCAAATTCAAGCAAATGACATGGATTTCCATAGAGTGGAAAACGAATTATTCGTTGAAATCACTTTTGGAGAACTTAATGAAAGTGAAAAATCAACATTCACAAAATATGTTACTTCTCAAAATACAATTCGTGTTAGAAAGACTATTTCTAAGGAAGGAAGAAACGAATATAATGGTTACATTGAACAACCAAATGTAGAATGGTTAAAGGAAGAAAACATTACAAAATTCACTAAAAGAGAAATTGCCTCTACACTTCCTTTATATAATTTATTGCCAAAGGCTGGAAAGATTACACAAGAAGATTTTAAACAAGGTCAATTAGAATATATAAAAATAAATAATTCCAAGTTGAAGTTTAAGTATTCAATTGAATCTACACCATTTTTAGGTTTTAAGAATGTTGCAAAAGGTATTTTTGGTGAAGTCTTTTTTATACCATCAGTTAAAAATGCTAAAGAAGAATTATCAACTAGAGAAAATTCAGTTTTTGGTCAGTTATACTCTAGAGTTATTACAAGAATGTCTATTGAAAACAAAGAATATATTGATGCGAAAAATAAAATAACTCAGTTAGCTGGTGTTTTAAATAAGTTAACTGAGGATGGAAAACCCAACAAACAGAGACCCGAAGAACTCTCTAAATTGGAAGAATTATTAGATTTAGAATTAAAACGTTGGGATACAAAAATTGATGTTGAAATTACGCCACCGAATATAGATGATATATTTAAAGTCGGTGCAGAAATTTGGATTGACGATGGAATACGAACAGATATTGAGAGGAAAGGACATGGACTTCAAAGATACTTGATTTTTGCTTTAATTAAAACTTGGGCAAAAATTATTAGGGAAGATGAGAAGGAAAAAACAATCACTAACAAAGAAACTAGTATAAAAAAATCAAAAAGGAAGGCTTCTAAAACCAATTATTTTATTTTTGAAGAACCAGAATTATACCTGCACCCTCAATCTCAAAGAGAATCATTTTCTGCATTAGTAGAGCTTTCAAAAGAGGAGAATCAAGTGGTACTGTGCACTCATTCAAGTTCATTTATCGATTTAAATTTCCATAGATCGATATGCATTGTAAAAAAAGAAAGTATTGAAGTAGGATCAAAGATTTTACAATGTAGTGAAGATATTTTTTTAAAAAATGAAGACAAAAAACAATTTGATATGATACGTTGGATTAATCCAGAAAGAGGTGAATTATTTTTTGCTAAGAAAGTTATATTGCTCGAAGGATCCACAGAAAAATCTGTAATCCCATTGATTGCAAAAATTCTAAATGAATTTAAATATGATGTAACACTTATTGATTGTGGAGGGAAGGATAGTATTCCAGCATATATTAAATTATTGAATAAATTTTCACTTCCTTATACAGTAGTTTATGATATTGATAATCAACCTGAAAAAACTAAAGAAAGTAAAAGAAACGCTAATGAAAAAAATAAATTAATTGAAAATGCAATTGACAATACGTTTGGGAATTCAGTGAAATTTAAAAATGATATAGAAGACGAATTGGGAATAAAAGATAAACCTAAATCTGATAAACCATATAAAGCAATTAAATATATATTGAGCGATTCTTTTAAGATTAGCAAAAGTTTAAAGAAAAAAATAGAAACTATATATAATTAGATGAAAATATATTTTTAAATAAAAAATTTATTAAAATGAATTTTATAGACATATATTTTGATAGTCCAAAATCATTTGAATTAAGCAATGTTAAAACACTTTCCGGCATTGTTGGTTTATATTTTATTTTCTCAAGTACCATAGAAGTTCAATATCCTTTTACTACTTCAAAATTATTATATATTGGAATGAGCGAAAGGAAAACCAATAGTATTGGAACACGGCTTGATGGCCATTTTAAAGGTACATCTAAAAATGTTGGATTGATGAACTACAGAAAAGTTGAACCTTTGTTATTTACTTATATAAATTTTGATATAATTAAAAGTAATTGGAAACATAGAATAGAAGATTTAGAAAGTTATTTCATTTTGGATTTTGTTGATAAGCATGGAGTTTATCCAATTTGCAATAATAAAACCGGTTTTGAAGTACAAAATTCTATTCTGAAAACTGAATTTAAAATCGATTGGTCATATTTTAAATAAAGGTGTTTATGAGCAAAAAAGTAAAATCCGGTAAAGAAATATTAGATGAATTCTTCAATGATCTTAAAGAAATACAAGGTGTTGATTCAACAGTAGCAAATGCTTTATATGACCTCTATAATGAAGATAAATTTTCAGATGCTAACGTAAAAAATAAACTCCAAGAATTGCGAGATAAAGATGCCAGTAAAGATTAAAAATATTGAGATAAAAGGTTTACGAGGAATCAAAGAAAAACTTACTATCAAATTAGATGGTAAGTCAATATTGTTGTTTGGTGAAAACGGCTCCGGGAAAAGCAGCATTACAGATGTAATTGAATGGTATTATACGGATAAAGTTTCGCATTTAAGTGGTTCTGAGATTGACTTAAAGGAAGCATTAAGAAATTCCAACTTATCAGAAGCTGATGAATCTACTGTGAAAATAAATTATAGTTGGAATGTCTTAGATTGTGAAAAGAAACTATTTTTTAAAAGAAAAAAACTTAGTACTGAATTATCAATTAATTCTGAGGATTACACGAATTACATAAAATCTTCAGAAAGTGAAAACTTAGTGTTAAGATATCATGCGTTAAGAAACTTCATTGATATAACAAGGGGAGAAAAATTAAAATATCTTTCAGATATAATTGGTTACTCAGATGTTACGAAAGTAAAAGAGATTTTAAAAAAAAGCCGTTAATTCGATAAAATCAGAAATTAGAAGTCAGAATTTTGAAAATCAAACTAATACTCAAAAACAGATTTTAATAGATAAGATAAAAGCTACTGTCGGTCGGGAGAAAGATTTATTTGAAAAAATAAATGAGATTATAAAACCTCTGAAGATAGGTATTGAAATAAACTCTTTTGCTGAAATAGATGCAGCTCTTGAAAAAATTAATAAACCTTCCAACAATACTTTTGTTTTAGAAAAAGAATTTCTGGAAAAATGTAAGGAATCACTTAAAAGCATAAAAAATGAAATAACCTTTTATGACGAAGAATATCTTAAATACTATAACGAATTTGAAAAAATTACCAAAGATGTTCAAGGTATAATGCAAACATTTTTATCAGAACTTTTAATTGCCGGTAAAAATGTTATTACTAAAAAGTATCACGAAGAAGAGACTTGTCCTTTGTGTTTGCAATCAAAAAAGCTTGAAGAATTGAAACAAGAAATAGAAGCTAGACTAAAACTAATTGAAGAATCCAGCTACAAGAAATCCAGTTTTGATAATGCACGACAAACTGTAATTAATTTTAGCACTGATAGGATCAGAAGACTCGATACATTGTTATCTGAAAGATTGTTGAGTGGGGAAAGTAATAAAAACATTAAAGATGCTGTTGAATCCATCAAATCAAAAATTGGTGAGTACCAAAAAGCCGGAAAAATAAAGGTTACTTCCGGTGATAATTTAATTGAATGTAACACTTTAAAATTAACCGAAGATGATTTCAAGATTATATCTGAAATTGATAACAGAATATTAGCTATTGATAAATCATTTGAAGAAGATAATTCAACAATTATCTATTCGAATATTACTTCCTCTAAAGACGCATTTTTACAAATCAAAAATATAGAAAAAGCTCAAGAGAAACTCGAAAAGCAAAAAAGTTCATTACAAATTATTTATGACGAATTTATTAAAAAGCAAAAAGAAGAACTTGAGAATTTTATTTTATCTTTTTCATCACCGATTAATGAATTCTATCAGTTTATGAATCCTGGTGAACTTATCCATGAAATTAAAATTGTTATTATTGGCGAAGAAGATGAGTTAAACGGATTAACGATTGAATATGATTTTAACGGTAACTTAACCACTGCACCACAAAAATATTTTAGCGAATCTCATTTGAATTGTTTTGGATTAGCATTCTTTCTAGCTTCAGTAAAAGCATTTAATAATAAAAATCAGTTTATAATATTGGATGATGTAATTTCTAGCTTTGATACAACACACCGTGAAAGATTTGCAAACCTATTATTTGAAAAATTTGCAGACTACCAAATAATATTATTAACACATGAACATGAATGGTTTCAATATGTTAGACAAATAGCGAAAAAAAAGAGTTGGTTAATAAATGAAATAAGGTGGTCAAACGAAAAAGGCACTTATTTAGATCAAGAGCCTAAGGAGTTAAAAGAGCAAATAATTTATAAATTAAATAATGGTATTGTAGATAATCTTGGAAATTCCATCAGAAAATATCTTGAACATTTACTTAAAGAAATTTGTTATAATCTTGAAGTAAAAGTTGGTTTTCGTTATAACGAGGTTAATGAGAAAAGAATGTCTGATGAATTATTGAATGAACTTAAATCTAAAATTTCAAAACATAGTAACGATTTAAAAGATAAAACCGAAATTATAGACAGAGTTGCAAACTCAGCAATTCTGGGTAATTTATCTTCGCATGACAATCCTTTCAACCTATCTCTTGGTGACTTGAAAGCTTTTTGGGCAGATGTAAAAGAATTAGAAAAACTATTTTATTGCGGTAATACTGAATGTGAAAGACCAATTACATTTAATAAATATGATGATGTAAATAAAAAGATTAGATGTAGTTGTGGTAATTTAAATTATCATTGGAGAAGATAGGCAATCTAAATTTGCACAAACTGAATAAGAAATAACCTAACATGAATTTAATGGAAAGCTCATTGTTGAAGATTCCTAAGAAAAAGAAAAAGTAAATATTTTGGATTTGATGTTAAAGGGGGACTGGGAAAGTTTTATAAATATTTGGTTCTGAGTATGAAAATCTTTTACAAGAAATGAATAGAGAATTAGCAGCATAATGGAAAAATATGTAATTTTCATAAATTCAATTTATACTTATTACATAAGTAGTAATAAATGACTTGATAATCTACGATAATAAACATAAATTTGGATATCCACTTGGATTGGGAAATTAAGGATAAAGAGCTGATAAAATTATATGAAACAGGAAAAAGTAAAAAGTTTCGTATTCAAAAATATGTATTAGAAAAATTTTTTATTAGAATACAGCAAATTGAAGCAGCAAATACCATTCATGACTTATGGCAAACTTCTTCTCTAAAATTTAAATATCTTGAATCAGAAAAAATATACTCGATGCGTATTGATGGAAAATACAGGTTAGAAATTGAAGTTGAATGGGAAAATGATGAGAAAACTATCGGTAAGTTTAATATAATTAACTTATCTAATCATTACGAGGATTAACATGGCTAAATTAAAACCATATTTAAATATTGGTCCGGGAAGTTTTATAAAAGAAGAAATGGAAGAAAGGGGTTGGTCGAATGAAGATTTAGCCCAAGTATTAGGTTTAAATCCGAAAACAATTAGTGAATTGTTAAATAACAAACAAAGAATAAATATTAATACAGCTACATTATTAAGTAAGGCGTTTAATCAATCTCCTCAATATTGGTTGAATCTTGAGAATAATTATAGATTGCGGTTAAAGGAAAATGATTTAAAAATTTCAGATGTTGAAATTAAAAGCAAGATCTATGAAAGAATGCCAATAAACGATATGGTTAAAAAAGGTTGGATTAAGAAACCTAAAAATACGGAGGAACTTACATCTATATTTACAAATTTTTGGGATGTATCAACTTTAGATTTCAGTTTTATTGACAATCTGGCATTCCCGAATTGCAGAAAATCTGATGCTTTTGAAAGTTTTAATAAGTATTTTTTACTTGCCTGGACAAAAAAAGCTCAATCTGTTTCTGAAGAAATCTCAGTAAGTAAATACAATAAAAAAGGCTTAAATGAAATTGCTAATGATTTAAGCGCTTATTCAGTTCAAAAAAATGGAGTATCTAAATTTATTGCAGATTTAAATGAAGTTGGTGTTAAATTCTTATGTCTTAGCCATCTTTCAAAAACATATCTGGATGGTGCTGCTTTTATTCACAAGAA
The nucleotide sequence above comes from Ignavibacteriota bacterium. Encoded proteins:
- a CDS encoding KTSC domain-containing protein, producing the protein MERKHVNSSNLKSVGYDNSSNILQIEFLNGGLYEYYNVPESKYNGLMNATSHGQYFDQHIKKGGYRFRKLR
- a CDS encoding AAA family ATPase, giving the protein MKIRKVEISNWRSIKHVDIEFQDLMIFIGQNNHGKSNILTALLLFFGQIQANDMDFHRVENELFVEITFGELNESEKSTFTKYVTSQNTIRVRKTISKEGRNEYNGYIEQPNVEWLKEENITKFTKREIASTLPLYNLLPKAGKITQEDFKQGQLEYIKINNSKLKFKYSIESTPFLGFKNVAKGIFGEVFFIPSVKNAKEELSTRENSVFGQLYSRVITRMSIENKEYIDAKNKITQLAGVLNKLTEDGKPNKQRPEELSKLEELLDLELKRWDTKIDVEITPPNIDDIFKVGAEIWIDDGIRTDIERKGHGLQRYLIFALIKTWAKIIREDEKEKTITNKETSIKKSKRKASKTNYFIFEEPELYLHPQSQRESFSALVELSKEENQVVLCTHSSSFIDLNFHRSICIVKKESIEVGSKILQCSEDIFLKNEDKKQFDMIRWINPERGELFFAKKVILLEGSTEKSVIPLIAKILNEFKYDVTLIDCGGKDSIPAYIKLLNKFSLPYTVVYDIDNQPEKTKESKRNANEKNKLIENAIDNTFGNSVKFKNDIEDELGIKDKPKSDKPYKAIKYILSDSFKISKSLKKKIETIYN
- a CDS encoding AAA family ATPase, which codes for MPVKIKNIEIKGLRGIKEKLTIKLDGKSILLFGENGSGKSSITDVIEWYYTDKVSHLSGSEIDLKEALRNSNLSEADESTVKINYSWNVLDCEKKLFFKRKKLSTELSINSEDYTNYIKSSESENLVLRYHALRNFIDITRGEKLKYLSDIIGYSDVTKVKEILKKSR
- a CDS encoding type II toxin-antitoxin system RelE/ParE family toxin, giving the protein MDWEIKDKELIKLYETGKSKKFRIQKYVLEKFFIRIQQIEAANTIHDLWQTSSLKFKYLESEKIYSMRIDGKYRLEIEVEWENDEKTIGKFNIINLSNHYED
- a CDS encoding HigA family addiction module antidote protein, which gives rise to MAKLKPYLNIGPGSFIKEEMEERGWSNEDLAQVLGLNPKTISELLNNKQRININTATLLSKAFNQSPQYWLNLENNYRLRLKENDLKISDVEIKSKIYERMPINDMVKKGWIKKPKNTEELTSIFTNFWDVSTLDFSFIDNLAFPNCRKSDAFESFNKYFLLAWTKKAQSVSEEISVSKYNKKGLNEIANDLSAYSVQKNGVSKFIADLNEVGVKFLCLSHLSKTYLDGAAFIHKNNPTIVYTKRYDRLDNFWFTIAHEIGHILLHVKNKNDVFIDNLNDESNLDVEKEANDFAASILKTKLILDYFEDIRHYISAYRVDAATRELNLNPSVIVGILKYYKYLTYNRLNDYKETIADKIPKKYFVEN